In Tachyglossus aculeatus isolate mTacAcu1 chromosome X4, mTacAcu1.pri, whole genome shotgun sequence, the DNA window attgttaatgttgTCACCTTTtcaaaactagagaagcagcatggcctagtggaaggactgtaggcctgggagtcagaggacctgcattctaatcccagctctgcacatgCCAGCTGTGTTGACATTGGGGcaaatcttttaacttctctgtgcctcagttccctcatctgcaaaatagggattaagactgtgaaccccatgtaggacagggactgtgtccaacctgattaacttgtatctaccttggcacttagtacaatgcctgacgcatagtgagtgcataataaatagcataaaaaaaccaaaacaaaaaaatacaaaactcttaaatcaatcaatggtgtttactgagtgcttactgtgtgtggagcaatgGACTACGTGCCAGAGAGCTTGCCTGGGAGAGTAGGTTGCACGTATCATAAAGTTCAACCAACGTTGGCTTAGTTCACGATCCAAAATTGCTACTCTCAGATGCTCTGTGCCCCTGTTTATCCATTCGTTAGCCTGATGTCTTGTCTCCATAACTGTCTCCCTGTGGTAATAGCTAATTACATCTAAGATTGAAGGGACAGCCTGACTGACCCCGATTGAAGGGTcaagcttgattttttttcactGTCACCAATGAGGAGACATGTGAATTACtgaactcatttattcaatcgtatttattgagcgcttactctgtgcaaagcactgtactaagcacttgggagagtacactataacaaaaaaggacacattccctgcccacagtgagctcgcagtctagagggggaggcagacattaatatacataaataaataaatgaataactctcTCCATATCcatcctccatgtctcacaagcccataattttggcattatcttcgactcatctcttttattcaacccacgtattcaacctatcaccaaatcctgccagttctgctttcacaacttcactaaattccaccctttcctctccatccagactattACTacgtcaatccaagcacttatcctatcccgccttgactactgcatttgcctccttgctgacttctttgcctcctgtctctccccactctagtccttacttcactctgctgcctagatcacttttccaaaaaagttcagtccacgtcttcctattcctcaagaagctccagtagttgcctgtccaccttagcagggggcagaaactccttagcctctgctttaaagcacttaattagttTGTTCCCTCTTATCTTAACtgcttatttcctactacaacccagcctgctcacttaaCTCCTTGAACATTAACTTCCTCACTTtaccacaatctcatctatctcaccatggaccccttacccacgtcctccctctggcctggaacttccccttCACGGATGACAGACCACCCCTTTCCCCGTCTTCAAAGTCtgactaaaatcccacctcctgcaagaggctttccctaacctctcattttcccaactgtttgccctcccctctgcatcacctatgcacttgggtctgtatccagtcaatcaatcaatagcatttattgagtagttactgcgtactaagcgattgggaggatacaacagagttgatagtcatgttccctgcccccaaggagcttacaatcttaagcACTATGAGAAGCACCTCACCCCCAgttccagagcacttatgtacatattctgttactgtgccatttccactgtctaatttattttaatgtttgtctcccctactaaACTATAAGACATTTGAGAGCAggggtgtctaccaattcaactgtattgtactctcaagtgtttagtacagtgttctgcatacagtaagtgctcaataaatacctgcgattgactgaaagagttcagtacaaacacacacacaaccccccccgcccccccccacaatTCTCCAAACAAAAACATTCCTtttgccctaatggaaagaaacaAATCTCCTTCCCTATCCACTGGTTCGACTACACAAAGAGCCGGATCCCTTCTTAAATGTCGTTCTGTGTGGCTGTGTTTAGAGAAGGCTTGGTGTTTAAATAAAGTAGGGCATTTTCTGTGCACTATTTCTACAAACAAGAGAGTACATGACCAAAGATCAACAAATacactcctctacttgtcagtgACAAGTGAAAACTCAAGAATAACTAGTAGGGTGCCCCATTAATCCTGTATATAATAAGCAGAGAACACAATGGGGAGTTATTGAGGGGGAAAAATAAACATCAAGGAACTAAAAGAAATGAACAAGATAAGCAGAGATAGAAATATCTGATCAATGGCTTAAGTCAACATTTGATGAGCCCCAACCGCATGGGACAGGCATGGTTTTCAACAATGTTTCCCTCAGTAGAAAAATCTGGTTTTTTTGCCTCCACCTGCACAAGGCAAGTCTAAATGTGAAATGCCAACCTAATGGCTAGGGAGGGCTTCACTATACTGACAAGACCCATACTTGAGATGTCACTTAGCACTCCTCCTACTTTCTTAATGTCAACACTTCTGCCTACGTGACAGAgaatttcagggttttttttcctccacctggGTCCCCTTACCTCATCATTACCCTCAGGACTGTGTGTAAACCCAGAAAGGTTGTCATGGTGTTGTGGGAGCGGCATCGTTTCTGTGTGCTGGACTCAGTCGCGTGACAAAACACTCTGTCTACAGTGACTGCGATTTACTGTTGCAGTTCTACCACACTGTGGCCAACTAGAAGTATTAGTAGCAAATACTAAcaatataatagcatttgttaagtgcttactatgtgtcaagcactgttctaagagctggggtagatacaagctaattgggttagatacagtccctgtccctcatggggctcagtcttcattcccattttacagatgagggaactgaggcacagagaagtgaagtagcttgcccaaagtcacacagcagccaaggggcagagctgggattagaactcaggtccttctgactcccaggcccatgagagtctatccactaggtcatgctgcttctatctcccTAATCTCCCTAGTGTTAGCTGGATAATCGGGGTCTGATACCATTAGAGCCACAAGACACAGAGGGattccatgatttttttttccccaatctgcCATTAAATTTGTCCCCTGGGATTACTCCAATGCTGAGCAATCCAGAAAGTGTGTCGAGAGTGCTACCATCAGAGCTGCctataaaataaaacagaaaaaggTTGGTAACCTCTAGGTTCTGCCCAGAATCAAAGGATAATGGAAAAAGTAAAAACATACCTAAGAATAAAAGCACTGGAAAAAATCTTTTGTGTGGATACAAGAGAATGATTAgttcatgttcaataaatataggGGCATTTAAAAACAAATTCAGTTTTGTATTGTTATGCTTTATGTATTAGGTAAAGAGCATTTCATTATTACAGAGGTCATTTTACATTATACATGGCTTCTGCTAGAATAATGGAACCGGGCTATAATCAGTTGTTATCTAGGCAACCACCCCATGTACTTATGAGATCACTTATAAGGGAATCTAGAAAGGGATTTACCTTTTTTCAGCCTCCCTTCTTTGCCAACAGGCACTCAGCATTACCAACTGATTGACACAAACTGGATGAAATTACTTCCAGGGTCTGTTCCCCATTGGGCTGATCCTTCAAGAAATTTATGGCAATGTTTCCATGTTATTTATTGCATCTGAGTTTCTCTTCAAATTTTCATGTGACTCGATATCCATGTTAACTTTGGTACGAGACTCATCTCTTAAAGAATAAAAGCATGCACTTCAATGCAGGAGTTGTTGATAGTACATCCTGACCTCTTACTGATCGAGGCTTTGATGGCATGGTTGTCTTTTGTCACAAGcagatggtgcagtggatagagcacaggcctgggagtcagaaggtcatgggttctaattccggctgtgccacttgtctgctggggggccttgggcaagtcacttcacttctctgggcctcagggacctcatctgtaaaatggggattttagactatgagcctcctgtgggacagggactgcgaccaaccccatttgtttatatccaccccagctcttagtacagtgcctggcacatagtaagtgcttaacaaataccaccattattattatcatcactatcactATTAATGAACTCTGTTGACCAATGCTGATATTTCCCGATGCAGACCAGTGTGCCTCACCTGGCTCCTTTTAACCGGTTGGCTCTTTGGTGCCACTTCTGCCTCACCTGGCTCCTTTTGctttcctggaataataataataataataataataataataataataataataatgataattgtggcattttacagaggaagtaactgagccacagaagtgaagtgacttacccaaagtcacaaagcagacaagtggcggagctggaattggaacccagctccttctgacatccaggcttgtgctctacctgGGAAGATTTTCAAATTATGCTGGGGGCATAGGCACATGCCAGCCTGACATTCTTGGGCATGGGATGTGAAAGTGGCACGGGCGTGCTCCTGGTGCCATTTTAAAAAGCCTTCCAGGTAGCACAGGGAGCTGGCTGAGGGAGTGGAGGTGACCCAGAGTTGGGTAAAAGACAGCTGCTTCCGGGTAGCTGGGATTCACCACGAAGATCCCTGGGTGGGGAAGatgtccctcctcttccctttcctctcccttcttccctccaggtGGTCCAGAAATCGAGGATTAGCCCCTGACTGCTTCCAGAGAAATCAAGACGTTGGACCACCCTAATGGAGGGTCTAGTGTTCTGCATGGTATTGAGGAGTAACAAAACGGCTAATCCGTGACAATTAACCATGCAGTCTTGCTTCATTTACGCATTTTGTCTCTGAAATATGGAAAAAGTTGTGTGGTTCACTTGATCCGAGAAAGGCGGTTTCAAACAGAAATTTAAGTGAAGTAAATGAATGTTTAGGATGAGCCCCTTTTCATCTTACTGAAGAAATAAAGCACCAGGTGCAACTATGCCTATATTTCACTAGGTGACGCTCTTTGTTTAGTGTCTGCTTTGCTAATGCAATCTGCCTTGGAGCTTCAGTCCCCGGAAGAGAAACTTTATCCTAAACTAACCAGTCTCATAAGAGTCATTTTATGTTTTCTGCACCCTCTGAAAATTTTTGAAATAAAAAAACCGACTACATTAAATGCACCCAGAGGCTTAATTTTGAAGTGGGAATTTTAGTGGGCCATTAAAGTACACCAGGATTGGGATAATTTCCTCCAATCAAAGCCTGAAAGTGTGCCTCAACCGATTTtctgaaattaagtgactcatgaACGATAAATACAAGCAACTCTGACGCTCTGATAAACTCTGGCCTATTAACTATGGTTTAAAGAAACACTGTCATTTTAGGTCAAGTGTGAAGAGAGTGATTTCTGGATGGTGGATAACTACCTGCTTTCCACTTGAGACCACTAACTCATTTCACTGAGGGCAGCACACCCTGCTCTGGGCCATCATTTCCTGGGCCTTATTCAGTGAATTCACTTGCTGTGCACTTCCCCTTTCCATTATTATCCTTTTAGAACTGTTTCTAGAAGATCAGTCTCGACACTTTCTGATGTTTATTTCTGAAAATCATTCCGTGATTGGCAATCACACAACAGAGACATCACTCTTCCGCTGACCAtgcaagtcacacaacagaagtACATTTCTACTTTGGCAGTTGCAATTTAGGCAACTTTGTTGGAGTTTTTCTGGACTCCTGAGTCCTGACCAAGATGCCCTAATGTCAAAAGTGTGTCATGCTTTTGTTCTTCCACATTCCTTTTAAAAATGGTCATCTCAGTTCAACTTCACCTGTCTCTTGGGAATCATTTAAATCAATCTCACAATGTAATTCATCCTCATCTTCGTCCATTTCGACTCTTCCATTCCTTCTGCAGCTAGAATCTGGCCCATTTTCAGTCTTCTCTGATCCTTTACTGATCCTAGAGAAGgtcaggggggaaaaaagggggggggggggggagaaagccTCTTATTTGTCAGGTTTTTAAGAATTAATCATCGTTTACtacatgagggagagaggagatggggcagAAGAGTCTTTTCTAACAAATGCTGCTCTTTCCCAACAACCTGAATTCAATGAAATTAGTGTAAGGAAAGCAGCCCCTGAAGGACATACAATTGAGAGTTAGTCACACTGTAGCTGGCCCTTTGCCAACCCTCAGAAAATTAATACTTGATGTTCAGTACAGAGAAATGACTGGTATAAGAGTAATCATTAAAAAACAAGCCCCCAAACTCCCACCACTTAACAGCTTCATAATTCTAGCAGTCTCtgcttggtttcttttttttctgagTGTTAACTCTGAACTCTGACTTTTTAACAGTACGTATTTGAATAGAAAATCATTTCTGGCCTATTTCATGATCCTCAATGTTTAATCGCCTTTAACATGCTATTTTCCAAAGAACTATGATTAAAAGTTCTTGCAGGCAATTAAGTATTATTTGCTTTTCTGTCAGGCAATCAGTTCAGAATTACTTTCCATATGTATTAATCAGCGCTCACCTCCCAAAAGAAATCAGACTGCATTTAAAACGAAATCAGACCATGGGCAAGCAAAtattttttggaaaaataaagtcCCAGCATTGGAATGGCTCTTTGGCATTTTTGCTGTGAGAAGCGTCACTGCTGTGACAATGGAGAATGTGAGAGGGTCCAGTGAAAATATACAAGCTCATTTGGGTGAAGCCGGTGTTCGAGTTTGCAGTAGCACATCGGGTAAATGCTTCAAAATAGAAGACACCGGTAGTTATCGGAATGTTTAGTGAAAGGACTTTCATGTTCATCAGTTACTGAAAGAGTGGAACGTCAACTTCACACAGCTACTTACGAAATGAcaatctcttctttctttccacaTTTAGCACAAAGATCCAGTTCATGGGCACAGGGTCTACAGATAATGTGATAAGAATCTTTCACTGTCTTCTGCAGACATTTAACACTAGAGggaacaaagaaaacaaaatatgAATTTTGAAATcacgtttggaaaaaaaaatccctacagGAATCATTCGACTACTGATCAATTTCAAACTCTGGCATTTATTGTCATCTCTTTAAACTGTGTtgcttccccctatctgtaactgattTCAGTCAACAGATGTTTTTTTATCAATAGTGATTATAAAGAAACAAACTCCATCCACAAACTTAAGACTGCCCCAATTTTCATATCTAATTTCAGCTTCTGAAAATTAGGTCCCAAGAAGGGAGTGCAGCTGAAGACACTAGAGCC includes these proteins:
- the CX4H9orf85 gene encoding uncharacterized protein C9orf85 homolog; translation: MSSQKGNVARTRPQRHQNTFSFKNDKFDTSVQTKKNNAKLHDGVCKRCKEILEWRVKFSKYKPLSKPKKCVKCLQKTVKDSYHIICRPCAHELDLCAKCGKKEEIVISISKGSEKTENGPDSSCRRNGRVEMDEDEDELHCEIDLNDSQETGEVELR